The Pseudomonas berkeleyensis genome includes a region encoding these proteins:
- a CDS encoding acetaldehyde dehydrogenase (acetylating), whose protein sequence is MSRKLKVAIVGSGNIGTDLMIKVMRNAKHLEMGAMVGIDPASDGLARAARLGVATTHEGVEGLTRLPVFADIDFVFDATSAGAHVKNDAFLRGIKPGIRLIDLTPAAIGPYCVPVVNLEQNLSQLNVNMVTCGGQATIPMVAAVSRVAKVHYAEIIASIASKSAGPGTRANIDEFTETTSKAIEVIGGAAKGKAIIIMNPAEPPLMMRDTVFVLSEAVDQAQIAASVEEMAAAVQAYVPGYRLKQQVQFDVIPESAPLNIPGHGRFSGLKTSIFLEVEGAAHYLPAYAGNLDIMTSAALATAERMAQSILNSAMLNG, encoded by the coding sequence ATGAGCAGAAAGCTGAAAGTCGCCATCGTCGGCTCGGGCAATATCGGCACCGACCTGATGATCAAGGTGATGCGCAACGCCAAGCACCTGGAAATGGGCGCGATGGTCGGCATCGATCCGGCCTCCGACGGCCTGGCCCGTGCAGCGCGCCTGGGCGTGGCCACCACCCATGAAGGCGTCGAAGGCCTGACCCGCCTGCCGGTGTTCGCCGATATCGACTTCGTCTTCGATGCCACCAGTGCCGGCGCCCACGTGAAGAACGACGCCTTCCTGCGCGGCATCAAGCCGGGTATCCGCCTGATCGACCTGACGCCGGCAGCCATTGGCCCGTACTGCGTGCCGGTGGTGAATCTTGAGCAGAACCTGAGCCAGCTCAACGTCAACATGGTCACCTGCGGCGGCCAGGCCACCATCCCCATGGTGGCGGCTGTATCGCGCGTGGCCAAGGTGCACTACGCCGAGATCATCGCCTCGATCGCCAGCAAATCCGCCGGTCCCGGCACCCGCGCCAATATCGACGAATTCACCGAGACCACCTCCAAGGCCATCGAAGTGATCGGCGGTGCGGCCAAGGGCAAGGCGATCATCATCATGAACCCGGCCGAGCCGCCGCTGATGATGCGCGACACCGTGTTCGTGCTCAGCGAAGCCGTCGACCAGGCGCAGATCGCCGCCAGCGTCGAGGAAATGGCCGCCGCCGTGCAGGCCTACGTGCCGGGCTATCGCCTCAAGCAGCAGGTGCAGTTCGACGTGATCCCCGAATCCGCGCCTTTGAACATTCCCGGCCACGGTCGCTTCAGCGGCCTGAAGACCTCGATCTTCCTCGAAGTGGAAGGCGCCGCCCATTACCTGCCGGCCTACGCCGGCAACCTCGACATCATGACCTCCGCCGCGCTGGCCACCGCCGAGCGTATGGCGCAGTCGATCTTGAACAGCGCGATGCTCAACGGTTGA
- a CDS encoding MFS transporter, which yields MTAEARIIRTLTLRLIPFLILLYLVAFIDRSAVGFAKLHMNADIGLSDLAYGFGAGLFFIGYFIFEVPSNLLLERFGARRWFARILITWGLITVGMAFVTGPYSFYVMRFLLGAAEAGFFPGVLYYITRWYPVRHRGKVLGFFILSQPIALMVTGPLSGALLGMDGIAGLHGWQWLFIVIGLPAVALAWPTLRILPDTPKDAAWLAEADRNWLLGELNKDRKEYGQTEHTNPLKALTDRRVLLLALLYLPSTLSTYGLGLWLPTLVHQFGGSDLTTGFISAIPYVFGIIGLLLVPRSSDRLNDRYGHLTCLYILGSAGLFLSAWLGSPVLQLAALCMTAFSLFSVTAIFWVLPGRFLTGASAAAGIALINSFGNLGGYIGPFGIGALKEYTGTLSSGLYFLSAVMISGVLLTYIVYRKLEKKTPAPQGVVIEQAS from the coding sequence ATGACTGCGGAAGCTCGGATTATTCGTACGCTTACCCTCAGGTTGATTCCCTTCCTGATCCTGCTTTATCTGGTTGCCTTCATCGACCGTTCCGCTGTCGGCTTCGCCAAGCTGCACATGAACGCCGATATCGGCCTCAGCGACCTGGCCTACGGCTTCGGTGCCGGCCTGTTCTTCATCGGCTACTTCATCTTCGAAGTTCCCAGCAACCTGCTGCTCGAACGCTTCGGCGCGCGGCGCTGGTTCGCCCGCATCCTCATCACCTGGGGGCTGATCACCGTCGGCATGGCCTTCGTCACCGGCCCGTACAGCTTCTACGTGATGCGCTTTCTGCTCGGTGCGGCCGAGGCCGGCTTCTTCCCTGGCGTGCTGTACTACATCACCCGCTGGTACCCGGTGCGCCATCGCGGCAAGGTGCTCGGCTTCTTCATTCTTTCCCAACCCATTGCGCTGATGGTCACCGGCCCGCTGTCGGGCGCCCTGCTGGGCATGGATGGCATCGCCGGTCTGCACGGCTGGCAGTGGCTGTTCATCGTCATCGGCCTGCCGGCCGTGGCCCTGGCCTGGCCGACCCTGCGCATCCTGCCGGATACGCCGAAAGACGCTGCCTGGCTGGCCGAAGCGGATCGCAACTGGCTGCTCGGTGAGTTGAACAAGGATCGCAAGGAATACGGCCAGACCGAACACACCAATCCGCTCAAGGCGCTGACCGACCGCCGCGTGCTGCTGCTGGCGCTGCTCTACCTGCCCAGTACCCTGAGCACCTACGGCCTGGGCCTGTGGCTGCCGACGCTGGTGCACCAGTTCGGTGGCAGCGATCTGACCACCGGTTTCATCTCGGCGATTCCGTATGTCTTCGGCATCATCGGCCTGCTGTTGGTGCCGCGCAGCTCAGACCGCCTCAACGACCGCTACGGGCACCTTACCTGCCTCTACATCCTCGGTTCCGCCGGCCTGTTCCTCAGCGCCTGGCTGGGCTCGCCGGTGCTGCAACTGGCGGCGCTGTGCATGACCGCCTTCAGCCTGTTCTCGGTTACCGCGATCTTCTGGGTGCTGCCGGGCCGATTCCTCACCGGTGCCAGCGCCGCCGCAGGCATCGCCCTGATCAACTCGTTCGGCAACCTGGGCGGCTACATTGGCCCGTTCGGTATCGGTGCGCTCAAGGAGTACACCGGCACCCTGTCCTCGGGCCTGTACTTCCTCTCGGCGGTGATGATCAGCGGTGTGCTGCTGACCTACATCGTCTACCGCAAGCTGGAAAAGAAGACTCCCGCGCCGCAGGGCGTGGTGATCGAGCAGGCGTCCTGA